The Microbacterium luteum nucleotide sequence GGAAGGCGCCTGGTCGACACGCTTCTCGGCGCGCTGCGCGAGCGCGGCGTGACGGGTGTGCACCTGGTCGCGAGCGCCGAGAACGCGGGCGCCCTCGCCTTCTACCGGCGCCTCGGGTTCACGCCGGTACCCTCGCACGACGGCGTGCAGGCGTTCGCCATCGACCTCGCGGTGCGGTGAGGCGGAGCCTCGTCAAGCCCTCATGGCGAGAGGATGCCGCCGCGTAGCCTCGCGATCATGGACGATCTCTCCTCGCCGACCGGCCGTGAACCCGCGCTGCAGGCTGAGCCTCGCGCCGATGGCAGCCCCCCGCGCGCCCTGGTGCTCGGCGGCACCGGATACATCGGCGGTCGGCTCGTGCCGCGGCTGCTCGCGGCCGGATACCGGGTGCGCCTGCTCGCCCGAGACGCGCGTCGCGTCGCGGCCTTCCCGTGGGGCGAGCGGGTGGAGGTCGTGGAGGGAACGGCGACCGACGTCGATGCGCTCACCGAGGCGGCCGCCGACGCCGACGTGCTGTACTACCTGATCCATTCCATGTCGGCGGGGCGCGACTTCGAAGACGCCGATCGGCGCGCCGCCCACGCCGTCGTGCGCGCGTCGGAGGAGGCAGGCGTCTCGCGCATCGTCTATCTCGGCGGGCTGCATCCCGAGGGCGTGGACCTCTCGCCGCACCTGCGGTCTCGCGTGGAGGTGGGGGAGACGTTCCTCGACAGCACGGTGCCCGCTCTGGTGCTGCAGGCCGGCGTCGTGATCGGTTCGGGGTCGGCGTCGTTCGAGATGGTGCGCCACCTCACCGAGGTGCTGCCGTACATGCCGGCGCCCCGCTGGGTGCGCAACCGCATCCAGCCGATCGCGGTGCGAGACGTGCTCCACTACCTGCTCGGTGCCGCCCGCATCCCGGACGAGGTCAACCGGGCGGTCGACATCGGCGGGCCGGATGTGCTGCGCTACGGCCAGATGATGAACGGCTACGCGGTCGAGGCGGGGCTGCCGCAGCGCGCCATCGCGCCGCTGCCGGTCCTCACGCCGGGGCTCGCCTCCCACTGGGTGGGTCTGGTCACCCCCATCCCCGCATCCATCGCGCGCCCCCTGGTGGCATCGCTGCAGAACGAGTGCGTCGTCAAGAGCGACGACGTCGACGACCTCATCCCGCGTCCGGACGAGGGTCTCACCCCGTATCGCGACGCGGTGAGACTGGCTCTCGGCCGCGTCGACTCCGACCAGGTCGAGACGAGCTGGCGCGACGCAGACCTCGTCGGGGTGCCGAGTGATCCGCTCCCGAGCGACCCCGACTGGGCCGGCCGCACGGTCTTCACCGATTCGCGCACGGCGCTGACCGATGCTCCCGTCGACCAGCTGTGGAACGTCATCGAGGGCGTGGGCGGAGAGAACGGCTGGTACTCGGCGGGTCTCCTCTGGGCGATCCGCGGCTGGATGGATCGCCTCGTCGGCGGCGTGGGCCTGGCGCGCGGCCGCCGCAGCCGCGCGCGCCTCGGCGTCGGAGACGCCCTCGATTTCTGGCGCGTGGAGGCGATCGAGCCCGGGCGGCTGCTGCGCCTGCGGGCGGAGATGAAGGTTCCCGGTGCCGCGTGGCTCGAGCTGCGTGCGAGCGCGGAGGGGGAGGGCGCCCGCTACGACCAGCGCGCCATCTTCTTCCCGCGCGGGCTCACCGGCCGCCTCTACTGGCTCGCCGTGCTGCCCTTCCACGGGCTCATCTTCACCGGCATGGCCGCGCGCATCACGGCCGCGGCGGAGGATCGGGCTCAGGCCGCATCTGATTCGACCTGAAGCGTCATCGCACGAGTTCGCCGTGCGCGATCCGCACGGTGCGGTCCACGAGCGACTCCGGCACGCGCACGTGCGAGATCAGGACGACCGCCTGATCGTCGCGCGTCGCCTGCAGCAGGTCGGCCAGCAGCGCGTCGGAGGCCGCCGGATCGACGCCCGCCGTGGGTTCGTCGAGCACGAGGACGGGGAAGCCTCGCAGCAGCGCGCGCGCCAGCGCCAGTCGCTGCGCCTGCCCACCCGAGACGAGCGCGCCACGCTCGCCCACGCGGGCATCGAGGCCGCCGCGCTCCCGCAGCCAGGGGCCGAGACCGACACGCTCCAGCACCGCCTCGAGATCGGCATCCGTCGCGGTGTCGCGCGCGAAGACGAGGTTCTGACGGATGTCCTCGTCGAAGAGCATCGGATGCTGTTCGCACAGCCCGACCGTTCGGCGCACGTCGTCGGGGGCGAGCTCCGACACGTCGCGACCGCCGATCGTGTACCGGCCGTCGACATCGAGGAACCGCACCAGGGCGTGCGCCAGGGTGGATTTGCCGGCGCCGCTGGATCCGACCACGAGCAGGCGTTCCCCGGGACGCACGTCGAGGTCGATCCCGTGCAGGGCGGGCGCGGGCGCTCCGGGCCAGCTCACCGAGACGTCGCGCAGCGTCAGTCCGTCGCCCAGCGGGGGAGCATCGCCGGTCGCGCGCCGCTCGGCGGGGAGCTCTGCGGGTGCGGTCTCGGGCACGGTCGCCGCGATGCGCTCCGCGGAGCCGCGCACCTGCCGCCATGATGCGGCGGCGAGCGGCACCGCCGCGAACACCTCGAACACCGCCATCGGCACGAGCACGGCCACCGCGAACCCGGGGGCGTCGAGGGTGCCGGCCGTCACGAGCGGCGCGGTGGCGAACACCGCGGCGAGCGAGGCGAGCCCGGCCAGCAGCGAGACGATCGCGGCCGTTCCCGCCTGCGCCCCGGCTCGCCGCACGACCGCGCGGCGCAGGGCGCGGTCGGCCTCGTGCACGCGCCGGCGGCTGCCTCGCTCGGCGCCGAATGCGGCGAGCACGTCGAGGTTGGTGAGGTGATCGACCACGGCGTCGGCGAGGCGGCCCCGCAGGGTCGCGATGTCGCGCTCGGCGCGAGACCCGGCGACCCAGCCCCACCCCCACGCGGCGAGGCCCGCGGTGACGAGACACGCGAGCAGGGTGACGGCGGCCGGCCACGCCACGACGGCCACGAGCACCACCGCGCCGAGCGCGACGATGGCCGACGAGAGCAGCGGCTGGGCGACGCGCAGCGGCAGATTCTGCAGATCGTCGACGTCGTCGACGAGGCTCGACAGCACCGAGCCGCGTCGTGTGCGGGTGAGGCCGTCCGGAGCGAGCGGCTCCAGGCGGCGCAGCAGATCCGTGCGGGTGGTGGCCAGCTGTCGCAGCGCGGCGTCGTGCCCGGTGAGGCGTTCGAGGTAGCGGAAGCAGGCGCGCGCGATGGCGAAGAAGCGCACGCCCACCACGGCGGCGGTCAGGTACAGCACCGGGGGCTGCTCGCTCGCGCGCACGATGAGCCATGCGCTCACCGCCAGGAGCGCCACGGCCGAGGCCTCGGACGCGAAGCCGGAGGCGATCGCCGGCCAGAATCGACGCAGCGGTGGCATCGCTCCGCGCAGCACTTCGCGGGTGCGGGAGTCGGCGGCGTTCACGCGGGCACCTCCGCGGCGGCGAGGTCGATGACCTGGTCGGCGATCGCACGGGCGCTGTCGCGATGCGAGATCAGCAGCACCACCGCGCCGCCGTCGGCCTCGGCCCGCAGGGCGCGCCACAGCGACGCCTCGGTCTCGGCGTCGAGGGCGGCGCTCGGCTCGTCGAAGGCGACCACCGGCAGAGCGAAGCGCGCGCGACGGTACAGCGCTCGCGCGACGGCGACGCGCTGCGCCTGCCCGCCCGAGAGTCCCGCGCCCTGAACGCCGAGCACCTTCTGCGGATCGACGTCGTCGGCGCATGCCGCGATGAGGGATGCGCCGACGAGCGCCGCATCCGGTTCCTCGTCGCCGAGCGCGACGTTCTCGGCGACGGTGCCGGCCGACAGTCCCGGGCGCTGGCCCGCCCAGGCGAGCCACGACGGCGCGGTGAGGCGGCGGACGTCGCGATCGCCCCACGTCGCCGAGCCCGAGAAGTCCGCCGTGCCGAGGAGCGCGGCGAACACGCTCGACTTGCCGATTCCGCTGGGGCCGATCAGCACCGTCACGCTGCCCGGCGTGGCGGTGAACGACACCGGAGCCAGGGGGCGGCCGCCTCGGCTCACCCGCATCTCGCGGAGGGTCAGCACCCCGCTGCGCGGTGCGGGTTCCCGGGCATCTCGCTGCGCGTCGAGGTCGCGGGCGGCATCCAGCACCTCGAACACGTCGGTCGTGGCCGCGACCCCCTCGGCGGCGGCGTGGAACTGCACGCCCACCTGCCGCAGCGGCAGGTACGCCTCGGGAGCCAGCAGCAGCACGAACAGGCCGACGCCGAGGGCGAGGGAGCCGTCGATCAGGCGGAAGCCGATCGAGACGGCGATGATCGCCACCGAGATGCTCGCCAGGAATTCCAGCGCGAACCCCGACAGGAACGACACGCGCAGCACCTTCATCGTCTCGACGCGATAGCCGTCGGTGACGCGCTCGACGGAGGCGACGGCGCGGTGCTGCCGGCCGAACACCTTGAGGGTTCCGAGCCCCTGCACGGTGTCGGCGAATCGCGAGGCGAGGCGGCGCAGAGTGCTCCACTGCCGCGCCTGCAGCGTCTGCGTGGCCAGCCCGATCAGAACCATGAAGAAGGGGATCAGCGGCAGGGTCAGCACGACCGTGAGACCGGAGATCACGTCCTGCCACCACATCACCACGATCAGCAGCGGCGTGGCGACGGCGGTCATCACGAGCTGGGGAAGGTACCGCCCGAAGTACGCCTCGAGCGCCGCGAGACCCCGCCCGGCGGTCAGAGCGAGCGCCGTGGTCGACCGCTCGGCGAGCCAGCCGGGTCCGAGGCGGTCCACGGCATCGAGCAGGCCGTCGCGCAGCTGCGACTCCACGCGCGCGGCAGCGCGGGAGGACACCGCCTCCCGTGCCCACAGCAGCAGCGCCCGCACGGCCACCGCGCCGGCCAGCCAGGCGCCCGTCGCGGTGAGCTCGGGCCACGGCATCCCGTCGATCACACCCGTCACCGCGCGGGTGAGCAGCCACGCGACGCCCACGATGACGATCGTCTGGGCGACGGCGAGCACCGCGATCGCGACGAAGAAACCGCGTGAGGCGCGGGCATACCGCAGCAGGCGCGGGTCCACCGGAGGGGTGCGCCGCTCGGCTCGTCCTGTGTCGCTCACGTCGATTCGACCCTACTCGTTCGGATGCCGCGGGCCGCTCCCCGCCGGGAGAGCGGCCCGCGGGCGGGCGCGATCAGTGCGCGGCCACCGACGCCCGCTCGATCACGTCGCGGGTCACGCGCTTGCGGAACACCCAGTACGTCCAGGCCTGGTAGGCGAGCACGAGCGGCAGGAAGACCAGCGCGGCCCACGACATGATCGTCAGGGTGTAGTCGGTGCTCGACGCGTTCTCGATCGTGAGGCTGAACGAGGGGTCGGTGCTCGAGGGCATGACGTAGGGGAACAGGGCGAACCAGAGCGTCAGCACGGCCGCGACGATCGTCACCGCGCCGGCACCGAACGCCCAGCCTTCGCGGTCCCGCGCGTTGAAGATCACCGACATCACGAGGGCGACCGCCGCGATCCCGGCGCCGGCGATGACGAACGCGATCAGCGGCGCCTCCCGCCCGGCGGCGATGAAGATCGTCCAGACCAGGAACACCGCGGCGACCGCGACCGTCAGCAGACCCGAGCGCTTCGCGAGTGACCGGGCATCGCGGTGCACCGGGCCGTCGGTCTTCAGCGCCACGAAGTACAGCCCGTGGGTGAAGAACAGCAGGAGGGTGGTCGCCCCGCCCAGCAGTCCGTAGGGATTCAGCAGCGTCAGCAGCGTGCCGGTGAACTCGAAGTCCGCGTCGATCGGCACGCCCTGCACGATGTTCGCGACGGCGACGCCCCACAGCAGGGCGGGGACGGCCGAACCGATCACGATCATCCCGTCGAAGCGTCGCTTCCACTCCTCGCCCTCGCGCTGGTGCCGGTACTCGAACGAGACGCCGCGCGCGATGAGGGCGAGGAGGATGAGCAGCAGCGGCAGGTAGAACCCGCTGAAGAGCGTGGCGTACCACTCGGGGAACGCCGCGAACAGGCACGCGCCCGCGACGATGACCCACGTCTCGTTG carries:
- a CDS encoding SDR family oxidoreductase, coding for MDDLSSPTGREPALQAEPRADGSPPRALVLGGTGYIGGRLVPRLLAAGYRVRLLARDARRVAAFPWGERVEVVEGTATDVDALTEAAADADVLYYLIHSMSAGRDFEDADRRAAHAVVRASEEAGVSRIVYLGGLHPEGVDLSPHLRSRVEVGETFLDSTVPALVLQAGVVIGSGSASFEMVRHLTEVLPYMPAPRWVRNRIQPIAVRDVLHYLLGAARIPDEVNRAVDIGGPDVLRYGQMMNGYAVEAGLPQRAIAPLPVLTPGLASHWVGLVTPIPASIARPLVASLQNECVVKSDDVDDLIPRPDEGLTPYRDAVRLALGRVDSDQVETSWRDADLVGVPSDPLPSDPDWAGRTVFTDSRTALTDAPVDQLWNVIEGVGGENGWYSAGLLWAIRGWMDRLVGGVGLARGRRSRARLGVGDALDFWRVEAIEPGRLLRLRAEMKVPGAAWLELRASAEGEGARYDQRAIFFPRGLTGRLYWLAVLPFHGLIFTGMAARITAAAEDRAQAASDST
- the cydC gene encoding thiol reductant ABC exporter subunit CydC; translation: MNAADSRTREVLRGAMPPLRRFWPAIASGFASEASAVALLAVSAWLIVRASEQPPVLYLTAAVVGVRFFAIARACFRYLERLTGHDAALRQLATTRTDLLRRLEPLAPDGLTRTRRGSVLSSLVDDVDDLQNLPLRVAQPLLSSAIVALGAVVLVAVVAWPAAVTLLACLVTAGLAAWGWGWVAGSRAERDIATLRGRLADAVVDHLTNLDVLAAFGAERGSRRRVHEADRALRRAVVRRAGAQAGTAAIVSLLAGLASLAAVFATAPLVTAGTLDAPGFAVAVLVPMAVFEVFAAVPLAAASWRQVRGSAERIAATVPETAPAELPAERRATGDAPPLGDGLTLRDVSVSWPGAPAPALHGIDLDVRPGERLLVVGSSGAGKSTLAHALVRFLDVDGRYTIGGRDVSELAPDDVRRTVGLCEQHPMLFDEDIRQNLVFARDTATDADLEAVLERVGLGPWLRERGGLDARVGERGALVSGGQAQRLALARALLRGFPVLVLDEPTAGVDPAASDALLADLLQATRDDQAVVLISHVRVPESLVDRTVRIAHGELVR
- the cydD gene encoding thiol reductant ABC exporter subunit CydD: MSDTGRAERRTPPVDPRLLRYARASRGFFVAIAVLAVAQTIVIVGVAWLLTRAVTGVIDGMPWPELTATGAWLAGAVAVRALLLWAREAVSSRAAARVESQLRDGLLDAVDRLGPGWLAERSTTALALTAGRGLAALEAYFGRYLPQLVMTAVATPLLIVVMWWQDVISGLTVVLTLPLIPFFMVLIGLATQTLQARQWSTLRRLASRFADTVQGLGTLKVFGRQHRAVASVERVTDGYRVETMKVLRVSFLSGFALEFLASISVAIIAVSIGFRLIDGSLALGVGLFVLLLAPEAYLPLRQVGVQFHAAAEGVAATTDVFEVLDAARDLDAQRDAREPAPRSGVLTLREMRVSRGGRPLAPVSFTATPGSVTVLIGPSGIGKSSVFAALLGTADFSGSATWGDRDVRRLTAPSWLAWAGQRPGLSAGTVAENVALGDEEPDAALVGASLIAACADDVDPQKVLGVQGAGLSGGQAQRVAVARALYRRARFALPVVAFDEPSAALDAETEASLWRALRAEADGGAVVLLISHRDSARAIADQVIDLAAAEVPA
- the cydB gene encoding cytochrome d ubiquinol oxidase subunit II, with the translated sequence MDLAYLWFWIVGFLFVGYFVLDGFDFGVGMSLPFLGRNDVSRRQIINTIGPIWDLNETWVIVAGACLFAAFPEWYATLFSGFYLPLLLILLALIARGVSFEYRHQREGEEWKRRFDGMIVIGSAVPALLWGVAVANIVQGVPIDADFEFTGTLLTLLNPYGLLGGATTLLLFFTHGLYFVALKTDGPVHRDARSLAKRSGLLTVAVAAVFLVWTIFIAAGREAPLIAFVIAGAGIAAVALVMSVIFNARDREGWAFGAGAVTIVAAVLTLWFALFPYVMPSSTDPSFSLTIENASSTDYTLTIMSWAALVFLPLVLAYQAWTYWVFRKRVTRDVIERASVAAH